The proteins below are encoded in one region of Hyphomicrobiales bacterium:
- a CDS encoding peptidoglycan-binding protein produces the protein MRRSEVKKLQKALLHKGFNPGPIDGRWGSKTERAVIQFKKSAGLRARSYVGPLTKAALYEGRMAVQPNMERSSNSGKSEGKPDKSAYPVWLKLATSYLGLREYRGSKHNPKILEWWIKLGLPFRNDETPWCAGYACGASGRGWYSLATFCGGAVFLLEGLGARLVRASGWLRCQHVARFKEGRLWSCGLCGWERSFRQLDGYWRQSGKSREHSPV, from the coding sequence ATGCGACGATCTGAAGTGAAGAAATTACAAAAAGCATTGCTACATAAGGGATTTAATCCCGGTCCCATTGATGGAAGATGGGGTTCGAAGACGGAACGAGCTGTTATTCAGTTTAAGAAAAGTGCTGGACTTCGTGCCCGCTCTTATGTTGGTCCGCTGACGAAGGCTGCTTTGTATGAGGGGCGGATGGCTGTTCAACCCAACATGGAGCGCAGCTCTAATTCAGGTAAATCTGAGGGCAAGCCGGATAAAAGCGCCTACCCAGTATGGCTCAAACTTGCGACCAGTTATCTAGGTCTTCGTGAGTATCGCGGTAGCAAGCATAATCCAAAAATCTTGGAATGGTGGATTAAGCTTGGACTGCCGTTCCGCAATGATGAGACGCCGTGGTGTGCGGGATATGCTTGTGGTGCCTCTGGAAGAGGCTGGTATTCGCTCGCCACGTTCTGCGGCGGCGCGGTCTTTTTATTGGAAGGGCTGGGGGCGCGTCTTGTCAGGGCCAGCGGTTGGTTGCGTTGTCAGCATGTGGCGCGGTTCAAAGAAGGGCGCTTATGGTCATGTGGGCTTTGTGGTTGGGAAAGATCGTTTCGGCAACTTGATGGTTATTGGCGGCAAT